A segment of the Nostoc sp. TCL26-01 genome:
TGCGTAGTCAGGCAATAGGCAATAGGTAATAGGGTTCTAGAAAATGAATAGATACGACATTTTGTATGCGTAAGTGCAGGCTACGCCAACAAAAATCAAATAGGAGTCCCACACATGAGTAGTTGATGATTTTTTACTCCTTGGCAAAAGTTGGATTGTGTCTCAATATTTGACATTTTTTATAAAATAGCGATATGTCTACAGTCAGATTTTTGCCTCTATCAGTACTCAAAAAAATAAAATTTATTATTTCTATCGGTGGATGCAGACACATTGATATATCATCTATCTTTAGTCTGGGAAAAACATAGAAGTGATTTAAGAAATATCGTAGTTCGCAAGATGCAATTAGAGAAGAGCGAGTGTAGCAATGAGTGAGATAAGCATTATTTTAATTGAGGATCATGACTTAACTAGAATGGGGCTAAAAGCTGCTTTACAGTCTAATACAGGGCTGAAGGTGATTGGTGAAGCAGCCAATGCCACTCAAGGGCTAAAACTGTTAGAGACAGCCAAGCCAGATGTAGCTGTTGTAGATATCGGCTTGCCCGACATGGATGGGATTGAACTCACTCGCAAGTACAGACGCTACCAAGCTGAAAGTGGACAAACCCATACCAAAATTCTCATCTTGACAATGGATCATACCGAAGATGCGGTATTGGCTGCCTTTGCCGCCGGTGCAGATTCTTACTATATGAAAGAAACCAGTATTAGCAGGCTGACAGAAGCAATTCAGGCAACTTTTGGGGGGAACTCCTGGATTGATCCAGCGATCGCCAATGTGGTATTAAGAAAGATGCGTCAAGGCATCCCCGGTGAAAGTCAAGCCGCCGACAAACCCAAAACTGTCAAAATTGAAGCGCTACCGTCAGAATACGAGCAAGTTTTAGAAACCTACCCCCTCACACAACGGGAACTAGAAATTCTAGAGTTGATTGTCGCAGGCTGTAGTAACGGGCAAATTGCCGAGAAACTTTACATCACTGTTGGCACAGTCAAAACCCACGTGCGTAACATCCTCAATAAACTCTGTGCTGATGACAGAACCCAAGCGGCGGTGCGGGCTTTGCGTTCCGGTTTAGTTGCTTAGAGAGTCACTCATCACTAGCCAAACCTTTCCCGGAAGCCATCAGCAATTCGCTTGGCTGCACCGGGTTTACCGAGGCGACGGATACCATTTTCGGCAATTGTGTGTAACCTATCGGGCTGTTTGAGGAGGGCTGGCACGATTTGAGCGACTTGTGCTGGTTCCTGGGCAAGAATGAGAGATAAGCCTAAGAGTCGGCTTTGGGCTTCGGCAAAACCAGGGTTGAATTGTGGCCCTTCACCAGGAATAGCGATCGCTGGTTTCCCTAAACCGATAAACTGTTCTGTAGCGGTTCCTGCCATAGCGATCGCTAAATCTCCCCAGTGTAAGCATTCGTTGTATGCTTGTTGGGTGAGGATAAGGTAGGCATTTCTTTGCTTGAAGATCAACGCATCGTTATCAGGTAAGGGGATGGGTGCGCTTGTGTCGGGTTGCCAGCCTTGAGATTGGACAGTTTCGGCTAGTATATTTAAGTCTAAACCGGGAGCGATCGCCCCTAAGAATACCACACTGCCAGAACTAGGTAAAATCGTGTCTCGTTCTGAAAAACTAGCCATCAATGCCGAGATAGCCACCATAATTACTTGCCAATTGTGATAAGCCTCCGGTGGGCGAGAACCAGGTAAGAGAGTGATGACCAATGGTCTAGCCATCTCTTGATATTGAGCATTAGCCAGATAAAATAACTGTGGAGAAATCCTGGGTTCTAAACCATCCATCATCGGGTTGCCTACATCAAAAGCAGGAATTGGCCAATTTTTTAAGATTTCTGTTGTCAAACTATCTCTGGGAAACACCGCCCGACAACGGCGACGACTCATCAACCAACGTTCCCAAGGATGGTAAATGGAACCAGAAAAGTTTTCCCATCGGGCTGATTTTGATTTTCTGGGCAGTATTCCCACCTCATCCCTAACATAATATTCTGACTTCGCCGTGCCTACAAAAGCGTAGTTAGCACCACTAAAAAAAGCAAACAGCAGAGGCACTATATCACCCACAGCTAAGATAGCGGTTTTGTTACCTAATTTTTTTTGCGAACTTACCCAACGACGCATCGCTTTTATTTGACTCCAGGTAAGTTGTAGCAAACCCCCACGCACATCTCGCACCAATTGCCGACTATCCATATACAGAAAGCCACCAGAAGGCAAGGTTTGGACTGCACCAATTAAGGGAATACCTAATTGTTGATAAGCCCTACCTTCTCCCACCAAGGGCAAAGCAAAAATATCAGGTGGGTCTGTTTGTTGTAATAGTTCTTGCAAAATGCGTACAGCAATCACATCTTCCCCATGCCCATTGCTTAATACTAGTATCTGCAAACGAGGCGTTGCACTGAGTAAGTTAGCAGCTAGAGATGGTGGGGATAAGTAGTTGGACACAATTAAATTCTTATGTAGAGATAGGTTACAGGTTACAGGTTACAGGTTACAGGTTACAGGAAATAACTTGTGTAATTAATTCTGTCTGATTACTTACATTACTCATAAGCAAGATGGGGGTAGGGTGTAAACAGTGAACAGTGAACGTTTATTAACTGGTAACTGATAACTGTTAACTGATTTGTGCTTTGTATGCAGATGTTCATCAGAAACAAAATATCAAAATGACAGGTCTAGGTATGTAATTCGTTATTCTTGATTTTTAGTTTGGCTATTGTAGGCTTACACCTACGTAGTAAGGCAAATTCAATACTTATATCAAAAATTAGGCTAATCATAGCGTGGAAATTTCTTTTCTCCATGCTTATTCCCCATTACCCCTTATCCCCAGAGGGGGTCCCGAGTTCCCCATTCCCCATTCCCAAAATGATGCGCGTTCCTGCTGCGACAATTTTCACTCTAGTTACTTTAGCCGCTAGCAATGCTACTCAACAAGCCATTGCTGCACCTATGACAGCTGCTACTGAGATTCAACCAACGGAGGATTTAGTGATTCCTGTAGTGGAAGAAACGCCGACACAGGTTACATCTGTGGCATCACCAGAAACATTAGATACTCCACAATTTTCTCATAAATCTACAGTCATCGCCCAATCAACTAATTCTCCTGTTGTACTTCCACCTGCTTCTCCTTCTGTGGTTACACCGTCTCCCCAGCCTGCAACTACGACTAACGATTTAGTGGTGACAGCAACAGATGTACAGATAGTAGGGGTAACACCAGAATTAGAGCAAATTATTCGCCAAGTTATCCAAACTCAACTCGGTGGGGATACCAGTCAAAGTCAGCTACAAAAAGATGTAGCCGCAATTTTGCAGACTGGCTTATTTGTGAGTGCGAATGTGAATAGCCGCACTACTCCATCTGGCTTGAATGTAGTTTATCAGGTGCAACCCGTGGTTGTGCGATCGCTGCAATTGACTAATGCTCAAGCCCTTACCTATCAAGTCATTCAACCATCTTTCCAGTCTCAAATCGGTCAACCAATTAGTCCTGTGGGACTCAAGCAAGCCGTAGCACAAGTCAATCAATGGTATGCCGACAACGGTTATAACTTGGCGCGGGTGTTATCAATTCAACCCAACCGTCAGGGAATTCTTAACATCAATGTGGCTGAAGGTTTGGTGAGTGATATTCAGTTTCGCTTTGTCAATGATGAGGGGAAACCTGTTGAGGGACGGACTAAACCAGAGTTTCTGCGGCAACAAATCAAACTCCAATCGGGGCAAGTTTTCCGAGAAAATACGGTTAAGCAAGATGTGCAGAAGTTGTATCAGACTGGCTTATTTCAAAGTGTGAATGTTGCCTTGGCTGGAGATGCGACAAAATTAGATGTGATTTATGAACTCAAGGAGAATGGGGCGCGGGCGATTAACTTGGGTGGTAGTTATAACGGTGATGTAGGCTTGGTGGGGACTTTAAATTATCAAGACCAAAATATTGGTGGTAGGAATGATATTTTAGCGGTGAACTTGGGTTTAAGTACTCAAGATTTACAGTTTGATACTAAATTTATCAGTCCTTATCGTGACACAAATAGCGATCGCTTGGGTTACACTGTCAACACTTTCCGGCGGCGGGAAATTTCTCAAATCTTTGATGATCAAATTAAACTAGCTGACGGTGATAAAGTCCGGGAAAGTCAAATTGGTGCAGGTATCAGCTTGCAACGTCCCCTTGAAGGTTGGAATACATCTTTAGGATTTAATTATACTCGTACAAGTATTAGCGATCGCCAAGGCAAAATCACCCCAACTGATGCTCAAGGCAATCCCTTATCATTTAGTGGTACTGGTGTTGATGACCTGACAACTGTATCCTTCAGTGCCACCAAAGATCAACGCAATAATCCCAACAACCCCACGCAAGGTTCCCTATTGAGTTTGAGTACAGAACAATCTGTACCTCTGGGACAAGGTAACATTTCTATGAATCGCCTGAGAGCAAATTACAGTCAATACGTACCAGTCAAATTATTCAGCAGTCAAACACCGCAAGTATTCGCCTTGAATTTGCAAGCAGGTACAGTCCTCGGTGATTTACCCCCCTACGAAGCCTTTAACTTGGGTGGTGCTAACTCAGTCCGGGGTTACGATGTCGGCAATGTGGGTAATGGACGTAGTTATGTACTAGCCTCCGCCGAATACCGTTTTCCCATTGTGCCGATAGTTGGGGGTGTACTATTCGCTGACTTTGCCTCAGACTTAGGTTCCGGTGACACCGTTTTAGGCAACCCGGCTGGTGTCCGTGGTAAATCTGGTACTGGCTTTGGTTACGGTGCAGGTATCCGTGTCAACTCACCCTTGGGTTTAATCCGCGCTGATTATGGTATTAACGATCAAGGGGAAAGTCGCGTGCATTTAGGAATAGGACAAAAGTTTTGAGATGTTGATTAGCACGGTGTCCAACGTTCTTTCCAACCTAACCCCCAGCCCTTTCCCTACAAGGGAAGGGGAGCAAGAATCAAAGCCTCTCTCCCTGTGGGGGAGAGGTTTGGAGAGGGGTCAACGAATTACGAATTATTTAGATAAACTGGAGAAAATCAGTATAATTGCGCTTTTATTGAGTTTATGTCATTAACTGCTGCGGCGATCGCTATCTTAGTCCTGACTAAAGCTTTTGAAAGAACTGGGGAAATCTTGGGCGAAAAGGTTTTAGAGCAAGGTGGTAAATTATTCTCGCTACTGAAACGCAAAGAACCTCACACAGCCGCAGCCATTGAACAGGCACAAACACAACCTTTAGATTATGGTGACGCTTATCTCGTGGGACAGGTAGAAGCAGCCGCAAAAAAAGACCCAGAAATTGCTCAAGCTATTGCAGCTTTGGCAGATGCGGTAAAATCTCAACCCGCGATTATCCAGAATTTTACCAACACTGTTGATAAAAATTACGGTGGTAATGTGGGGAACGTTGCTAATGACAACCGCACCCAAAACTTTAATTTCTGACTACAGTCGCCTGAATGGGAACAGGTAAAGTCAAATCCCCCTACTGCAATACCACACAATTTACCCTGGAGTGGGGTAGAGAAATTTGTCGGACGTGAAACTGAATTGCAACAACTCCACCAACTTTTGCAGCAAAATCCTCAAGTAGCCATCGCCGCTATTGCGGGGATGGGTGGAGTCGGTAAAACAGAACTGGCGCTGCAATATGCCTTGGAAAAACACGAGACTTATCAAGGGGGAATTTGCTGGTTACTGCCCAAAACCGGAGATATAGCCCTGCAAATTGTCCAGTTTGCCAGAACGCAGCTTGATTTAAAGCCACCAGAAGATTTTGATATCATCGCCCAAGTACAATACTGCTGGCGACGTTGGCGTGATGGTGATGTGCTGCTAGTGCTGGATGATGTCAGCGACTACGAACAAATCAAGCCTTACCTACAATCTCTACCTCCCCGGTTTAAAGTGTTGATGACTACGCGCCAGAACTTAGGACGCATCCCACAGTTATCATTAGATGTACTACAACCAGAAGCCGCACACGAGTTATTGCAATCAATTATTGGTAAAGAACGTATTAACCCTGTAGAGACGTTGCACGCAACGTCTCCCCTGTGTGCATGGTTAGGATATTTACCCTTGGGTGTAGAATTAGTCGGACGGTATCTAGCACGGAAACAGGATTTATCCTTAACAGAAATGTTGCAACGCTTGGAAAACAAGCGACTAGATGAGCGTTCCCTATCTAAATCTAAGTTAGAAGCTGACATGACAGCACAACGAGGTGTGTTAGCCGCCTTTGAGTTAAGTTGGCAAGAATTAGAGGACGACGCTAAACAACTCGGCTGTTTATTAAGTTTATTTGCCCCCGCACCTGTACCTTGGAACTTGGTAGAACAGTGTTTACCAGAAACAGATGCAGAAGATTTAGAGGAAATTAGAGACGATAGCTTACTGAATCTGCATTTACTCCAGCGTCAAGGCAAGGAAATCTATCAACTACATCCACTGTTGAGAGAGTTTTTCCAATATAAGCTTACAGGTTTAGAGCAGGTAGAGGAATTTAAGCGATCGCTCTGCCGACTAATGGTAGCAGTTGCTCAAGATATTCCTGACTCACCCATCCTTGAGCAAATAACCGCCATTTCTCCTGCCATTCCTCATATAGCTGAAGTAGCGAATCATCTCATTCAATACGTCAGCGATGATGATTTACTCTGGCCTTTCATCGGCAACGTTAAATTTTATAATGGTCAAGGATTATATACTCAGGCTGAAACTTGGTCCCACAAGTGTCTAGAAATCACTAAAAAACGTTTGGGAGAAGAACATCTCTCTGTTGCCACTAGCCTCAACAACTTAGCGTATCTCTACCGTTCCCAAGGCAGATACAGCGAAGCCGAACCGTTGTTCATCCAAGCTTTAGCACTCTCGCGCAAACTTCTGGGAGAAGAACATCCCGATGTCGCACTTAGCCTCAATAACCTCGCGTCTCTCTACGAGTCCCAAGGCAGATACAGTGAAGCTGAACCGTTGTACATCCAAGCTTTAGCACTCATGCGCAAACTTCTGGGAGAAGAACATCCCGATGTCGCACTTAGCCTCAACAACCTCGCGTCACTCTACTGTTCCCAAGGCAGATACAGCAAAGCCGAACCATTGTACATCCAAGCTTTAACACTCATGCGCAAACTTCTGGGAGAAGAACATCCCGATATCGCACTTAGCCTCAACAACTTCGCGTCACTCTATTACTCCCAAGGCAGATACA
Coding sequences within it:
- a CDS encoding lipid-A-disaccharide synthase-related protein encodes the protein MSNYLSPPSLAANLLSATPRLQILVLSNGHGEDVIAVRILQELLQQTDPPDIFALPLVGEGRAYQQLGIPLIGAVQTLPSGGFLYMDSRQLVRDVRGGLLQLTWSQIKAMRRWVSSQKKLGNKTAILAVGDIVPLLFAFFSGANYAFVGTAKSEYYVRDEVGILPRKSKSARWENFSGSIYHPWERWLMSRRRCRAVFPRDSLTTEILKNWPIPAFDVGNPMMDGLEPRISPQLFYLANAQYQEMARPLVITLLPGSRPPEAYHNWQVIMVAISALMASFSERDTILPSSGSVVFLGAIAPGLDLNILAETVQSQGWQPDTSAPIPLPDNDALIFKQRNAYLILTQQAYNECLHWGDLAIAMAGTATEQFIGLGKPAIAIPGEGPQFNPGFAEAQSRLLGLSLILAQEPAQVAQIVPALLKQPDRLHTIAENGIRRLGKPGAAKRIADGFRERFG
- a CDS encoding tetratricopeptide repeat protein, whose translation is MQQLHQLLQQNPQVAIAAIAGMGGVGKTELALQYALEKHETYQGGICWLLPKTGDIALQIVQFARTQLDLKPPEDFDIIAQVQYCWRRWRDGDVLLVLDDVSDYEQIKPYLQSLPPRFKVLMTTRQNLGRIPQLSLDVLQPEAAHELLQSIIGKERINPVETLHATSPLCAWLGYLPLGVELVGRYLARKQDLSLTEMLQRLENKRLDERSLSKSKLEADMTAQRGVLAAFELSWQELEDDAKQLGCLLSLFAPAPVPWNLVEQCLPETDAEDLEEIRDDSLLNLHLLQRQGKEIYQLHPLLREFFQYKLTGLEQVEEFKRSLCRLMVAVAQDIPDSPILEQITAISPAIPHIAEVANHLIQYVSDDDLLWPFIGNVKFYNGQGLYTQAETWSHKCLEITKKRLGEEHLSVATSLNNLAYLYRSQGRYSEAEPLFIQALALSRKLLGEEHPDVALSLNNLASLYESQGRYSEAEPLYIQALALMRKLLGEEHPDVALSLNNLASLYCSQGRYSKAEPLYIQALTLMRKLLGEEHPDIALSLNNFASLYYSQGRYSKAEPLYIQALALRRKLLGEEHPSVATSLNNLAYLYRSQGRYSEAEPLYIQALDILERRLGVDHPNTVTVRNNLAYLRDRLTSEQ
- a CDS encoding outer membrane protein assembly factor; translation: MRVPAATIFTLVTLAASNATQQAIAAPMTAATEIQPTEDLVIPVVEETPTQVTSVASPETLDTPQFSHKSTVIAQSTNSPVVLPPASPSVVTPSPQPATTTNDLVVTATDVQIVGVTPELEQIIRQVIQTQLGGDTSQSQLQKDVAAILQTGLFVSANVNSRTTPSGLNVVYQVQPVVVRSLQLTNAQALTYQVIQPSFQSQIGQPISPVGLKQAVAQVNQWYADNGYNLARVLSIQPNRQGILNINVAEGLVSDIQFRFVNDEGKPVEGRTKPEFLRQQIKLQSGQVFRENTVKQDVQKLYQTGLFQSVNVALAGDATKLDVIYELKENGARAINLGGSYNGDVGLVGTLNYQDQNIGGRNDILAVNLGLSTQDLQFDTKFISPYRDTNSDRLGYTVNTFRRREISQIFDDQIKLADGDKVRESQIGAGISLQRPLEGWNTSLGFNYTRTSISDRQGKITPTDAQGNPLSFSGTGVDDLTTVSFSATKDQRNNPNNPTQGSLLSLSTEQSVPLGQGNISMNRLRANYSQYVPVKLFSSQTPQVFALNLQAGTVLGDLPPYEAFNLGGANSVRGYDVGNVGNGRSYVLASAEYRFPIVPIVGGVLFADFASDLGSGDTVLGNPAGVRGKSGTGFGYGAGIRVNSPLGLIRADYGINDQGESRVHLGIGQKF
- a CDS encoding response regulator transcription factor; amino-acid sequence: MSEISIILIEDHDLTRMGLKAALQSNTGLKVIGEAANATQGLKLLETAKPDVAVVDIGLPDMDGIELTRKYRRYQAESGQTHTKILILTMDHTEDAVLAAFAAGADSYYMKETSISRLTEAIQATFGGNSWIDPAIANVVLRKMRQGIPGESQAADKPKTVKIEALPSEYEQVLETYPLTQRELEILELIVAGCSNGQIAEKLYITVGTVKTHVRNILNKLCADDRTQAAVRALRSGLVA